TTTACCCTTTTATTTTCGACGAGATACGTATCACTTTCTTCTATGGTAACAGCAGTTATAGCTGTTATCGCATCAATTATTAACGGGGATAAAATCTTCATTATTGCGATGTGTTTATTAGCTGGTATGGTTATTTATAGACACCGTGCAAATATTGGACGAATTATAAATAAAACTGAACCGAAAGCGAACTTTTCAAAAAAGCAAAAATAAGATTGTGACCCACATAACGCAAAAAGAAAACGCGAAGCATATTAATAGCGTCTTTTTGCGTTATTTTCTATACTAAAAGGAAAAGCAACATAATTTGGAGGAACTATACATGAATCTTTCTGTAACAAAAGAAGCAGCACAATGGTATAAAAATGAACTAAACTTACAATCAGGCGATACACTACGCTTTTTCGTACAATATGGTGGTTGCAGTACTGTGCAAAAAGGGCTTTCTTTAGGCATACGTAAAGATGATCCTGCACATCCTGCTGTTCAAGTTCAAGAAGAAGGTATTAACTTCTTTATTGAAGGCGATGACGAATGGTTCTTCGATGGACATGATTTATTAGTTACATTTAACGATAGCGATGATTTCCCGCAATTTAATTACGAAAAATAAAAAAGCGTGGCTGTCGCCACGCTTTTTTATTTCTTCTTAATTTCCTCATATTTCGCATACCACTCAGGATATAATTTTTTAAAGGATACAGGACGGAATCCTTCTTTCTTCGCACAAATATTCGTTGTCGTTGCTGTAATACAAAGTTCACCATCGCCGTTATAAATTTCATATCCGTATATAACACGAAGCGGACTCACTGAATCAATCCATGTTTTCACGATTGCCTTTTCTCCATAACGCATCGCTTTACGGTATGAAATTTGCAAATCTAACACCGGAGAAATTACTCCTTCTTTCTCCATTTCAATATA
The DNA window shown above is from Bacillus clarus and carries:
- a CDS encoding HesB/YadR/YfhF family protein, with translation MNLSVTKEAAQWYKNELNLQSGDTLRFFVQYGGCSTVQKGLSLGIRKDDPAHPAVQVQEEGINFFIEGDDEWFFDGHDLLVTFNDSDDFPQFNYEK
- a CDS encoding acyl-CoA thioesterase, with the protein product MFVAEHEIEIRYAETDQMGVVYHSNYLVWLELGRTKLIQELGFSYIEMEKEGVISPVLDLQISYRKAMRYGEKAIVKTWIDSVSPLRVIYGYEIYNGDGELCITATTTNICAKKEGFRPVSFKKLYPEWYAKYEEIKKK